In Vibrio fluvialis, the DNA window TTTGACCCAGCCGCTAACACAAGCCTGTCGTAGTGCTTGGTAATCGGGCGCTGATTTTCATCAACATAAACCACTTGTTGAGTGTCCGATTCAATGTTGGTGACCTGCCCAACAACGAATTTCACGCCCATCGTCTCAAACACCGGCATCAACGGAGAAACCAGTGTCTGTACTTTTGATTCATAAAAGCGCGGGCGAACACGCAGCTCTGCAACAGGTGCGATGACCGTCACACCGACGTCTTCCGCTTGCTTCAACTTTGCCAAACGCGCAGCACTGAGCGCTGCCCACATGCCCGCAAAACCGGCACCAATAATCACTATTTCTTTACTCATGTGAGATTCCTCGTTCACTTCTGACTCATCATTTCGGCGCAGCATACAAGAAAAAATAAACTGCGACAATATTAGTCGCAGTTTATTTTTTTGCTCGATTTCTTTATGCTTGTCGCAAGAGAGTGATTTACACTGCCAAGTCATTAGAATCAGAGGTTAACTCATGGCTTTTTACAGCTCAGGCGTTGAGTATGGGATTCACTGTTTGGTGAATATGGTTGATGAAGACGGCGAACCAAGAGAAATGTCCGTTCGCGAAGCGGCGAACTTACAAGGCGTCCCGTATGATTATTTGGGCAAAATCTTTACTAAGTTCTCAAAAGCGGGGTTAGTCGAGAGTTCTGAAGGTCGCAAAGGCGGTTATAAGCTCGCCAAGTCGCCAGCGGAGATCAGTGTGCTTGATATCGCGATTGCGATTGATGGTGAAAAGTCTATTTTCGACTGTAAAGAAATTCGCCAACGGATGAACATCTTCACGGATGATGTTCCTCAATGGGCATGCGAAGGGATGTGCGGAATTCACGCGGTCATGAGAAAAGCTCAAAACCAGATGCAGAAAGTCTTGGCTGAACAATCCATTTTAATGCTTTCAAAACAAATGTATGTGAAAGCGCACGCCACCTATGCCGTAGAGATAAAAGACTGGATTGGTGCGAATAGAAGTCCGGAGAATAAGGCGTAGAAAGCTTCTCTCCTATAGGCTTCAGAGAGATCAAAGCATCGAGAAAGACCGAAACACATCATCTTTTATTGGCCAATCTACCGATTTAACTATTATTAGATTGGCCAAACTAAACTCCGGCTGTACTTCTAATCAAGAAACTCTTCTCGCTTTCAGTAGCGCGGTCGCATTAAACATCGCATCTTTGGTACTGACATCCAGCACTTTGATCTTCCTGAAGCGTTCCGGTTCTTTAATCGCCACATCATGAGCAAAAATAACAAACCGTGCGTTGTCGATGTCTTTGCTTGTAATTCGATTGATAACGCCGTTTGCGCCTTGTGTTTCTACCTTGATTTTTATACCAAGAGCACACGCCGCTTTCTCTAGCGATTTAGCGGCCAGAAACGTATGTGCCACACCAGAAGGACAAGAGGTCACGGCCAAAATGTCTGCTTCCCCCTCACCCACAACAGAACCATAACCTTGAGAATGGCGAGCATAGAGATCGTCTTCAGTGACGGTTTTTTTGAGCGCAATGGCAATCAACGCCGTAGTCACCGAACCTACAATTGTCCCGACGATATAGCCAATTTTTCCATCGACCACGGGGAGGACAATCCAGCCCCCCCACGGAGCATGGTTCATGACATGAAACATAAAACCAATCACATTACCAACAATGCCCCCTGCCACGATAGCGGGCAGCACGCGAGCGGGATCACTAGTCGCAAAGGGGATAGCGCCTTCACTAATACCAATCATCCCCATAATGCCAGCAGCTTTACCTGCTTCACGTTCATCCCGTTTAAATTTACCTGGTGCCAAGAACGTCGCCAGCGCCATCCCCAAAGGAGGCGTGCATATCGCGATGCCAACACCGCCCATTAGCCATGGTTGCGTATTCACCTGAGTTTGAGCAAACAAAGTCGCCACTTTATTGATCGGTCCACCCATATCAAAAGCTGTCATTGCACCGAGCACCGTACCGAGCAGCACTTTTCCGGACCCCGCCATCCCCGTCAGTACTTCGTTCATGGTTGTCATCGCACTGGCAATGGGAGTACCAATTAGCCACATCACTGCGCCGCAGGTGATAAACGTGCCAATCAGCGGATAAATAAATATCGAACCCAATGAACTCATACTATCTGGCAAATGAATTTTCTTTAAAAGCCACACCACAAATCCGGCAAAGAAGCCGACTACAATCGCCCCGAGGAAACCGGTATTGTAATGACTGACCGCGATCCATGAGCCGATCATGCCCGGGGCAAGCCCTGGTTTATCCGCAATCGAATATGCGATATATCCGCCAAGGACAGTTGTAAACAACGTGAGGCCCGCTATCCCCATTTGAGCGATGTCGGCAAGAATGCCTTTTTCCGGAACACCGCCATGACCAGAGAGCATCACCGATAACGACAACAGTACTCCACCCGCAACAATAAACGGGATCATATGAGAAGTGCCAAACAGCAGATGCTCTTTAATGCGCCCGAGCTTTCTCGCCCAAGGGCTGAGAGGCAACGACGCGAACTCTGCTGATGCCGAAGGAAATGGATTGGATTGAGTTTGAATATCGGTCAGCATCTCAAGCGCGTCTTCTCGCGATTGTGCCGCTTTGAGCCTTTCAACAAAGCCATCTTCGATGATTTTTGTAGAAATTTGTGCAAGAACTTCAATATGTTGATTGTCATCCCCATCGGGTGACGCCAGCATGAAAAAGACATCAGACAGTTCGCCATCCTCTGCACCATAGTCAATGCCGCGGCGGCTTATCCCAACGGCAACCGCAGGTTTCGACACTGCATCGCTTTTAGCGTGTGGAATGGCAATGCCGTCATCGAATCCGGTGTTACCTATCTCTTCTCGCTTCCAGATATCCGCTAAGAACTGACTTGGGCTGTTGAGCTTGCCCGCAGAATCTAACATTGTGGTCAGTTCTACGAGCGCTTCGTCTTTGGTTTGAGCTTTCAAATCCAGGCATATCGTATCCAGCTCAATCAGGTTTGTGATGTCCATTGTTTTACCTTCCAATATTCACGCTGGAATATATACCCAAGTGAGTGTGAGATACAGAATCCCAGACTCGAATGCATTCCTTCTTGTTCTCGGTGAGCATAGATTAGCCAGTGACTACCCTGTGAGATATAGGACTAAAAGTGCATTAACTGGATTAATGTAACATGAGATTTAAACTGTGATAGAGCTCTTGCGTTAATTCGAACTGGGTTAGATTCAACTGACGACCACTGTGCTAGTATCCACAAAAAAATAAAGTGGATAGAGAATGAGAATCGTAGCGGTGACCGCGTGCCCTACAGGCATCGCGCACACTTATATGGCGGCAGATGCATTGATGAAAGCTGCGCCAAAATATAACGTACAGATAAAAGTCGAAACGCAAGGTGCAATGGGGATTGAAAATCAACTCACACCTCATGATATTGCTCACGCCGATCGCGTGCTAATTGTGTCTGATATTGAAATAGAACAACCAGCGCGATTTGAAGGTACGGATAAAATTCAAATCTCAATTGAAGATGTATTGCTGAATGTCGACAAAGTGTTTCTCGTCCACTGTCGCAACTGAATTCACAGATGAACGAATACCAAATCACTTTTTTTGTCGAAGACGCTAACGCGAGTGCTCATGTAGCCCAGCCGTTAAATCGTGTCGCAAAGAAGTTCAAAAGCACCTTACACATCATAAACATAACGCAAAATCGCATTGCTGAGCTGACGAAATCCGTTGCGATTTTTCAGGTAGGGTTACGACAAGGCGATCTATGCCAAATCACCGCCATCGGTATTGATGCAGAGCTGGCATGTTTTGTTATTAAAGACATTATCGCCGAGCGCTTTACTGTCGTCGGCTCCCATATCAACTATGAGTTTTCTGGCCAGTTAGCACAACGATTGCCACAAATATGCCCGCCTTGTGAAATCAAATGGCACTACGCCAAAGCACATACTAACCTCACCAAATTTGAATGCTTAAAAGGGCTCGCCCAGCTGATTCATCCTATTTATCCGGACGAGTTGATTCTGGCTTTCATCAAAAGAGAAGAGCGCTCCTCTACATGCGTCGCACCGGGAATCGCACTGCCCCACGTAATGTTTCCCGGCATTGAGCACATATCTATTGCCGTCATTGCCAACGAAAAGTCGATGGATTGGGAATCCAAAATGGGAGAGGTTCACCTCGTTATAGCACTGGTGATGCCTGAAAAACCAACGCGCGAACAGCTCATCGCCGCAACCAACCTAACCCGAAACCTACTGACAGACCA includes these proteins:
- a CDS encoding PTS fructose transporter subunit IIB, encoding MRIVAVTACPTGIAHTYMAADALMKAAPKYNVQIKVETQGAMGIENQLTPHDIAHADRVLIVSDIEIEQPARFEGTDKIQISIEDVLLNVDKVFLVHCRN
- a CDS encoding PTS sugar transporter subunit IIA, translated to MNEYQITFFVEDANASAHVAQPLNRVAKKFKSTLHIINITQNRIAELTKSVAIFQVGLRQGDLCQITAIGIDAELACFVIKDIIAERFTVVGSHINYEFSGQLAQRLPQICPPCEIKWHYAKAHTNLTKFECLKGLAQLIHPIYPDELILAFIKREERSSTCVAPGIALPHVMFPGIEHISIAVIANEKSMDWESKMGEVHLVIALVMPEKPTREQLIAATNLTRNLLTDQMAERLLLTKSSIDLQALLMYAMSRLLG
- a CDS encoding fructose-specific PTS transporter subunit EIIC, which codes for MDITNLIELDTICLDLKAQTKDEALVELTTMLDSAGKLNSPSQFLADIWKREEIGNTGFDDGIAIPHAKSDAVSKPAVAVGISRRGIDYGAEDGELSDVFFMLASPDGDDNQHIEVLAQISTKIIEDGFVERLKAAQSREDALEMLTDIQTQSNPFPSASAEFASLPLSPWARKLGRIKEHLLFGTSHMIPFIVAGGVLLSLSVMLSGHGGVPEKGILADIAQMGIAGLTLFTTVLGGYIAYSIADKPGLAPGMIGSWIAVSHYNTGFLGAIVVGFFAGFVVWLLKKIHLPDSMSSLGSIFIYPLIGTFITCGAVMWLIGTPIASAMTTMNEVLTGMAGSGKVLLGTVLGAMTAFDMGGPINKVATLFAQTQVNTQPWLMGGVGIAICTPPLGMALATFLAPGKFKRDEREAGKAAGIMGMIGISEGAIPFATSDPARVLPAIVAGGIVGNVIGFMFHVMNHAPWGGWIVLPVVDGKIGYIVGTIVGSVTTALIAIALKKTVTEDDLYARHSQGYGSVVGEGEADILAVTSCPSGVAHTFLAAKSLEKAACALGIKIKVETQGANGVINRITSKDIDNARFVIFAHDVAIKEPERFRKIKVLDVSTKDAMFNATALLKARRVS
- a CDS encoding RrF2 family transcriptional regulator; its protein translation is MAFYSSGVEYGIHCLVNMVDEDGEPREMSVREAANLQGVPYDYLGKIFTKFSKAGLVESSEGRKGGYKLAKSPAEISVLDIAIAIDGEKSIFDCKEIRQRMNIFTDDVPQWACEGMCGIHAVMRKAQNQMQKVLAEQSILMLSKQMYVKAHATYAVEIKDWIGANRSPENKA